The Engystomops pustulosus chromosome 9, aEngPut4.maternal, whole genome shotgun sequence genome includes a window with the following:
- the NANOS2 gene encoding nanos homolog 2, which yields MEFQPWKDYFQLAALVKEMARMNIGQPQPDTFLQAKPDNPSKVQAKTDDPANYKAAACLIPFEDKQATCSMPPDAIYEAGLGSSNTLNPNKHLAYYHYQPKTLTSNFQIEPPSHCMTSQSQPAFLPSQREGRSKSAMCHFCKQNGEPRHVYTGHNLKDEDGKVTCPILRMYTCSLCGATGYKSHTKKYCPLNKNKNNSSRKMERNSGHRMKH from the coding sequence ATGGAATTTCAGCCTTGGAAAGACTACTTCCAGCTGGCCGCCTTGGTCAAAGAGATGGCACGTATGAATATAGGCCAACCTCAGCCGGACACATTTCTCCAGGCAAAACCTGACAATCCAAGTAAAGTCCAGGCTAAAACGGATGATCCGGCCAACTATAAAGCTGCAGCTTGCCTGATTCCATTTGAAGATAAACAAGCCACCTGCTCTATGCCACCTGATGCCATCTATGAAGCTGGACTTGGCTCATCTAACACCTTGAACCCCAACAAGCATCTTGCCTACTATCACTACCAACCAAAAACTCTTACCTCAAACTTTCAGATTGAGCCGCCTTCCCATTGCATGACCTCACAAAGTCAACCAGCTTTTTTGCCATCTCAGCGTGAAGGCCGGTCAAAGAGCGCCATGTGTCACTTCTGTAAACAAAATGGAGAGCCGCGCCATGTCTACACAGGCCACAACCTGAAGGATGAAGACGGGAAAGTTACCTGCCCCATTCTTAGAATGTACACCTGCTCTCTGTGCGGAGCCACCGGCTATAAATCACACACCAAGAAATACTGCCCACTCAACAAGAACAAGAATAATTCCTCCAGGAAGATGGAACGCAACTCTGGGCACAGGATGAAACACTAA